In the Melanotaenia boesemani isolate fMelBoe1 chromosome 14, fMelBoe1.pri, whole genome shotgun sequence genome, TCTTCAATCTTCACCGccccctccatctccatctctggGGGAGATCTCGACTCATCTGATCCACCAGGATGAATCAACATGGGTTGTCCTGTCCCCTTTTCCCTGAGTGGTGACTAGCAACAACCATGGCCTTCAGATGACTACGGGAGCTTGAATGCAGCTGTTGTGGAGCAATACTCAtctgcttcatttctttttttgtgcacaTGGAGGCTGACAGCCACATGAGCAGGTGAAACGTCACCTGATTGATCATCATGATGAGCAAAACACGTGTGCTGGCTGAGCAAATCACTCTGAAATTCACAAATTCCAGCTGTTCTGTCTGTTACTTGATCCCATTTGCTACATCTGATTTCTTACTTCGCTTCCTTATTCCTTATGCACGTGTGGCCTCTAATTTAACTATTGCTCTATTCCTGCAGGCCTCACTCTGGCCTCCATAAGAGGGAGAGGTCGGCTCCATGGCCTAAGTTTCTATGTGGTATAATCACTCTTATAGTACTGGTCATAATGCTATTCACATAGATCAGTTGGCTATTGAACTTGAGAATCTCTTTGTACCAGTTTCATCTGGGTTTAAGTCCCTGAACCCCTGAGCTTAAGGCTCTATGTGTCGTCCCTGGAGAATGGGATGCTCTGGATTCCTCCTGGCTGCCCTGGTCGGAGCCTGTCAGGTAATAGGTGCTGAGTGTTGTATTTGGATTCCTGATGCTTCTAActacatttcagctgttttacattatttaagGGACCTCATACAGGTGATTACTTGTACTTATGATGATAAAGGTTTACTGGTTTTAACAGTAATGATTTCTGAACCTCAGTGTAAAAAACTTTTGCTTTTATAACAACCTAGGGGTGTCTATGCTCATGTAGGATCAACAGCTCTTATCCTTCCTTCATTTCCCACTTGTGTTgattatgagttttttttttattaatctgggtgcatttttaattaatctggGTGCATTTTGACCCTTGATGTGATTATAACAGTGGCATTCTGTTGTGTGAAGGTGTTATGGTAAATTTCTTTGCGTTTTGTGTGATTAATGGTAAAACGAGGTTTTCCTTTAATCAAAAGAGGGAAATTGTGAAAaaaattttgctgcatatggtaatcactcatatatactcataagAAATTCTAGTATCCAGAAGCAGAAATCAGAGAGAAAAGCGGATGAAGTGGAGAAGCCTCCAATCATTTGAAAACAGACTCAATCAAAGCTCTCCAGTATATACAGTGTTTGAGCAGTGAGTAACTTCATTGTTAGAATCACATGACCAGTATGTAAATGCAAATTAGGAATCCACCACATAGTGGTGCTTGAGTTCAGCTTTTACTGCCACCAAATTCTAAGTTGTTGCCCTGTTATGACAACTAATACACCCAGGTCACAGTGATCGTCTGTAAAATTACATGGTGTGTTAAACTATTTTACCTTAATAAGAAGTGAGCAGACAAAGATAATAATAAACTCTCAAATTCTTAACCATCAAAGGCATGTTTTGCTGAAGTGTCAGATCCTTGATCaattcagaaaaataatatttcctGCAGAAAAATGTCATGTGCACATAAATGCAAATAGAGAACAACACTTAACTGCAGACAAAAATGctattcttttatttccaatGTAGATACACGAAGGAGTCATTTATTTTAAGTCTGTTCATTAACAGTTGGACCAAATCTAGCCACATCTTTCAAGCAGTATTcggttaaaatattttttctatttctaaagCCATTGCATATTAATGTTTGTTACCTGCTGTTAAAAAGCATaaagaacaaacataaaagctgCTACCATATAAAAAGCCAGAACATGTTGCTTTGTGAACTTAAGTCAACCACATTATATCTCAGTAATCTTTTCCACCATAATTTCAGTTACAGAAATACAAATGTCATGATCTGATCAGTGTAAAATGTTGCCTCGTAGTTCCTTCAGTTATGTTTCATAATGTGATCGATCCACTTCCTGTTGTCAGGTATCTTGGTATACTGATAGACGTAGGGACGTGATTGTGTACTTGCAGACACCACCCCATACGCCTTTCCATCATTGCAGACTAATGGACCACCAGAGTCTCCCTGAAAGTACATGAACAGTATGTAGTGAGTATATATTAGGTGAACATAAAAGTAATTATTGCTAGTGACATGTCTATTATAAGactttaaaaacatatatatacataccaTTCCTGGTCCATGAGCACCCTCAGAGCAGTACACGTTGTTCTCATTGCATATCTTGTTGTAGATCAGTGTTACATTGACTTCCTTCAGTATATGTGAATTAaggtttttctccctgtttgTTTGTCCCCAGCCGGAGACTAAACATGATGTCGGTAAAGTTATATCATCCTTGTGTGCGAGAGCAATTGGTTTTACACTAGTGGTGAACTTTGCCATGGTGGTCAGCTGAAAAATCAAAGGTAAAAGATTTgtttagaaacaaaaaataatgttttttttttttttttaacattttgcttCCTAATTtgactataaaaaaaataaaaaatagacgaaaaaaaataatggtaaTGTTTCCTTAAGTAGCATAATGTCATATTGGTACATGGTTGGATTGTATTTTTCATGTGGAAATGCTTGTCCTGCAGTCAAGTTTTGAACGTCCGTCTGTTTAAAGAAATTGTGAACCCCAAGGAGAATTTTGTACGATCTGAAATTTCAGAGTAAACAAATTTCTTTGACTGTGCTGTAGTTTTGCATTCACAaagtaaaaagtatttattatcCCCTTATTCTCTGACCCCAACATGTGTGCATACTATCCCAGCTTTAATGCATGAGTCTAACTTGTGATATTTCTGGTAGGTACATATAAAGTGTGCTTAACTGACTTGGCCTGGCAATGGGCTGCAGTCATCACAAAATCTTCATTCAGAAGGAATCCATCGCAGTACATTTTAGACTTATCATCAGCTCTCTCCACAAGGGCCATGTACGGCCTGCTATGTGGCACAGCTTTATGGCCGCCAATGACTTTCCCTGTATGAActgaaatgatgtttttttgGGAAATCCAGACTTAACAATAATTTACCATTTGATTTACCAGTTAATTTTCAAGACCCATCCAATTAAGTTCAACACTCACAATgtcaaaaaagataaaaaaaaaaacaccaattaagaaacacaaacatggatTCAACATAAATCTAAAAGTTATTCAAATCTTTGTGATAATGGAAGACCATTTTAAACAATACAATTTACAGCAATATCATTTCACAAAAACTACTGTACGCTTATGAACAAACTCACCTTGACCAAGAAGAGTCAGCGCAAAGATCAGCACTGGCAAGTTACCATGAAGAAACATGTTGACATCACAGTCAAGTTGAGCTGCTGAGGAGCAGTGGATTGCATAGCTGACCTTTTCACTCTTTAAATGGTTCCTTGTATTAGAGAGAAGGAAGTGTTAGTGACGATTGCACATACAAATGTTCATGTGCTTCTACCCACAGCAGActacaagataaaaaatatcctttttctaaatgaaatgcAGTGGTTTTTAGTGTAGCAAGCAGTAAACGAAAAGTCATTTTAGTAGCAAAACCTCATACATACTGTGTTGCATGGTGGTGAAAATGTTATAAATTGGTACCGTGTTTAAAcaaatctaagaaaaaaaatgacaggtaGCCATATACACTGACTATAATTTAAGCTGAAACTTCTTATATTTTCTTCAATCTGCCATTTTATGAGGCAGAATCTACATAAGTATTAATCATAGAGAGCTAATGCAAAGGACCATCAAAATATATCATATCAGTAAAATGTCCTTGTTCCAAGTTCATTACCCATCTGTTAATAGTGACAGCTGATGTTGAAATCTTCTAGAAATAGTGCTGGTTGCAGCTGCAGGCAACTGTTCACCTATAGCAGCATTGCAATgttagaaatgatgaatttgtaaaattgaaaagaagaaatttcTTGATGATTCAACAAACTAGCAGTTAATGAAAACATCACACCATTATCATGATTTTGTCTTTTGCCCCTTTAGGACCTCATTGTTCAGTGTTTCACTTTGTTAAATCTACCTAAAGTCTAGTTGTCTGAACTATATTTCGGTCTTGTGATAGTAATTTACTTCTTAACATACTTGTGACAAAACAGTATTTTCAAGATGACTTTATGAGAAGTACTGCTCTGAAAAACCTGAACACCCTCAGTGTTAGCTCTCCATGATCACTGATTCATCTCTGTCTTTAACGTAAATGAATTCTTGATAATTAATGATAAATCAAAATAAGCTTATTGCATTCATAAGAtgtattttgttgtattttatttttcttgtggtTTTCAGTCTGCTGTTCTGCTTAGGTTCACTTTAGGGCTAAAATaacttttgtcatgttttaaaaCCTTCTTTCTTGTACTTAACAGGAACAACAGATTGCTATCACAAACCACTTCCTCTGCCTGATGTGTGAAATGTTGTAGCAAAATTATCTCTACAATCTTGGGATCTGAGGTGTTGCTTTTAATGATGTACCAAGAGTTTAGTCAGCATGCAGACCCTATGCAAGCAATGTGTAAGGCAGTTTGCATCTCTTGGTAAGTTATCTCAGGTTTTGGTTGTGAAGTCACAAAATCCTCATTTAGAAGAAATCCATCACAATATGATGTGGCACCATTTTCCACATATCTCTCCACAAACACCATGTAAGGCCTGCTATGTGTTACAAACTTATGGCCACCAAAGGATTCTCCTTCCATAAActtagaaaaaggaaaaaaaaaatactgtgtggtatgttgttttatttctgtactgCACAGCACGTCCTCTCATAATGTGTATTAAAAAGTATGAAAACAGGACTAAGAACGTCATTAAagctttgttcagctgtgtggaAGTGCACAATCTGAAAAGCTATGTCTTACTTTAAGATATATTcagcaaacacagaaaattCCATGCCCATATTGAACTGAATATATATGGTGTTTTATGTTGAAAgcattatttgttgttgtttagttGGTCTGCAGACCCAGAGTCTTACATAtatacaaaaatacagctgtgtaTACATCTGAATACAGTCTTGTGAGCCTGTTTGCCTGCTGAACCCAGTAATAAATCGAGTGGATTTACAAACTCTGCCTGGTTCATTCGCTCTCTAACTGGATCCCACTGCAGATGAAGGACTAACCTAAATTCTTATCAGTATATGTGGCATAAATACAGTGCAGTTCAGTAACTCTGTTCATATCTTCATTacaaaagaaagggaaaaagtaagaaaagatGAGACTGTTATACATATGTATAGTGAAGAAGATTGGTAGAACTTAGTATGATAATCCTGGAAAAATCTGTTAGAGGCTGCAGAAGAACTGAGACTGTGGTAGGGGTTCACCTTCCATTGCAGCTCTGAACACACAGCCAGAGCTACAATGGAATGATAGATCACGGCATGTTCAGGTGTGAGAATGGCCCACTTAAAGTCCAGACCTAAATCCAACTGCAAATCTGTGGAGAGAATTAGAAAAATGATGTACAAAGACACACTCCATCCAGTATGATGTGCAAAGCTGGTAGTCGTACCCCAAAGACTTTTATTGACTCGGGTGGGCTggatacaaacacacattacatttttcagatttttatttgtaaaagaaataataatgtaaattttCTTCCCACTTTACAATTATGCACTACTTTGATCCATCACATACAATCCCAGTAAAATACATTAAGGTTTATAGTTGTAATgtgacaaaatgtgaaaaagttcAAAGGGTGTGAATACTCAAGGCACTGTACACTAATTCCAAATGTAGGTAGAAAATAAAGTTCCACAACTCCCTTCATGATCTAAAATAGATTTTGCTTCAACCTAACACTTAGTATCTCTATGGTGTACAAAGACTGATACATTGGATTTCAGGTGGCATCAATATAAGATGATAAGGATGGCTCTGATTGGAAAATGTGTATTTCAAGAAATTCTAGTATCCAGAAGCAGAAATCAGAGAGAAAAGCAGATGAAGTGGAGAAGCCTCCCATCATTTGAAAACAGACTTAATCAAAGCTCTCCAGTATATACAGTGTTTGAGCAGTGAGTAACTTCACTGCTAGAATCACATGACCAGAATGTAAATGCAAAACAGGAATCCACCACATGGTGGTGCTAGAGTTCAGCTTTTACTGCCACAAGTACTAAGTTGTTCTCCTGTTATGACAACTAATACACCCAGGTCACAGTGATCGTCTGTAAAATTACATGGTGTGTTAAACTATTTTACCTTAATAAGAAGTGAGCAGACAAAGATAATAATAAACTCTTAAATTATTAACCATCAAAGGCATTTTTTGCTGAAGTGTCAGATCCTTGATCaattcagaaaaataatatttccaGCAGAAAAATGTCATGTGCACATTAATGCAAATAGAGAACAACACTTAACTGCAGACAAAAATGctattcttttatttccaatGTAGATACACAAAGGAGTCATTTATTTTAAGTCTGTTCATTAACAGTTAGACCAAATCTAACCACATCTTTCAAGCAGTATTcggttaaaatattttttctatttctaaagCCATTGCATATTAATGTTTGTTACCTGCTGTTAAAAAGCATaaagaacaaacataaaagctgCTACCATATAAAAAGCCAGAACATGTTGCTTTGTGAACTTGAGTCAACCACATTATATCTCAGTAATCTTTTCCACCATAATTTCAGTTACAGAAATACAAATGTCATGATCTGATCAGTGTAAAATGTTGCCTCGGAGTTCCTTCAGTTATGTTTCATAATGTGATCGATCCACTTCCTGTTGTCAGGTATCTTGGTATACTGATAGAAGTAGGAATGTGATTGTTTACCTGCAGACACCACCCCATACGCCTTTCCATCATTGCAGACTAATGGACCACCAGAGTCTCCCTGAAAGTACATGAATAGTATGAATAGTATGTAGTGAGTATATTACAtgaatataaaattaattattgcTGGTGACCAAAACGTTTCCATTATAAGGCTTttaaaaatcatatatatacataccaTTCCTGGTCCATGAGCACCCTCAGAGCAGTACACGTTCTCATTGCATATCTTGTTGTAGATCAGTGTTACATTGACTTCCTTCAGTAAATGTGAATTAAGGTTATTCTCCCTGTTTGTTTGTCCCCAGCCGGAGACTAAACATGATGTTGGTAAGGTGATATCATCCTTGTGTGCAAGAGCAATTGGTTTTACTTTAGTGGTGAACTTTGCCCCTTATTCTCTGACCCCAACATGTGTGCATACTATCGCAGCTTTAATGCATGAGTCTAACTTGTGATATTTCTGGTAGGTACATATAAAGTGTGCTTAACTGACTTGGCCTGGCAATGGGCTGCAGTCATCACAAAATCTTCATTCAGAAGGAATCCATCACACTGCTTTGTGTGATTGTCATCAGTTACCTCCAGAAGGGCCATGTACGGCCTGCTATGTGGCACAGCTTCATGACCGCCAATGACTTTCCCTGTATGAActgaaatgatgtttttttgGGAAATCCAGACTTAACAATAATTTACCATTTGATTTACCAGTTAATTTTCAAGACCCATCCAATTAAGTTCAACACTCACAATgtcaaaaaagataaaaaaaaaaacaccaatcaagaaacacaaacatggatTCAACATAAATTCTAAAAGTTATTCAAATCTTTGTGATAATGGAAGACCATTTTAAACAATACAATTTACAGCAATATCATTTCACAAAAACTACTGTACACTTACACACCTGAACAAACTCACCTTGACCAAGAAGAGTCAGCACAAAGATCAGCACTGGCAAGTTACCGTGAAGAAACATGTTGACATCACAGTCAAGCTGAGCTGCTGAGGAGCAGTGGATTGCACCGCTGACCTTTTCACTCTTTAAATGGTTCCTTGTATTAGAGAGAAGGAAGTGTTAGTGACGATTGCACATACAAATGTTTATGTGCATCTACCCACAGCAGActacaagataaaaaatatcctttttctaaatgaaatgcAGTGGTTTTTAGTGTAGCAAGCAGTAAACGAAAAGTCATTTTAGTAGCAACAAAAAGTTGCATGATGGGGAAAATGTTATAGACTGGTGTTGTGTTTAAAcaaatctaagaaaaaaaaaaaaaacaggtagcCATATACACTGACTATAATTTAAGCTGAAACTTCTTATATTTTCTTCATTCATTATATTCTGGTTTTTACCTATCAAGCCCTACATGACCAGGCACCTgaatacatcagggatctcctacagctctacgtgcccagcaggtccctgagatcgagTCATCAAGATCGGctggttgttaaaccaacacggctgaaaactaagggtgacagagcctttgcagcagtggctcctgtcctctggaactcccttcctctcagcctgagatctgtggactctgTAGTGGCTAAacctttcaaacaaaaaaaactttttcttgcCACTCTTGCAGGACGCGAAGGTTTCTGATGCGTTTAACTTGGTccaaaaactgaagcaaaacGGATATATAAAATGACTTCGGTTTATTACAAAAGCCAAGGTTTACAAAAACTGGTCACATATCTGAAAACCTGTAGTGACGGTCAGATTAACAAAAAACGTtcgagataaaataaaatatcaaccGTGACGACGACGGTCAGAAAACTGTTGCTCCTCGTCCTGCTCTATTAATTAGCCTTTTTACCCTAAGCGTGCGCACTACTAAAAGCGGAACTGTGCGCCTCACCCTCATCAAATGCAGGACATTTAAAGGGAGCTTAATTTAGTGACCAAGAATAAACACttaacatataaaacaatacaaaatataacCAAATGCCTcttaataaagcaaataatgaATTACTCCTAATAACTAAATTTTTCTAATCAGATGTTATGTACagaataaacataatttttatatGGCTCTAACATCCCGGCCCCTAATTGTTCTTGTGAGCTACAAAACAATTACTTTTACCTGTTCTTAGAGCCATACAAGTAATGTTTCAaaagaaataagtaaaataatttccACAATAACTTGATCTTCTTAAATCCATAACAAGTTGAGCAACAAGTGGATATCTTCAACAGACTTTCTGGTGGATGagtgcaaaaacaaaagaagggaaaaatgGAGTCAGAGGTTCCAGAACATGACTCATCGTTGGAGACCAGCCTTTACCGCTGTCTCTATTGTGACATGTGAAAGATGGCTACATGTCGCCTTCGAGCAGCATGCAGAGCTTGGAGACAGGTCGAAGAAGGACACTCGTTCTGGTTTTCACCTTAGCCTGACGAACATGCCCTCTGTTGTCCTTCATTGTTTCGATCACTCGACCCATAACCCAAGAATTTCTTGGGGATGTGTCATCGACGATGAGAACAATATCACCTTCTGTGATGTTCCGTTTTGGACGACACCATTTCTGCCTCTGTTGTAAAGTCAGCAAGTATTCTTTCGTCCAGCGTCTCCAAAATAAGTCACTCAGGTATTGGATCTGCCGCCACCTGCGTCTAGAGTAGATGTCACTCCTGTCAAAGACACCTGGTGGTAATGGAGTTTTGGCTTTTATCAACAGCAGGTGATTCGGGGTTAAAGCGTCCAAGTCATGTAGATCATTGGAGACTGTTGTGATGGGACGGCTGTTTAGGATAGCTTCAACTTCACACAGCAAAGTCTGCAGCCCTTCTTCATCAACTGTTTGCTGCTTTACAACTGAGTTGAGCACCTTCCTTATTGTCCATATTTGCCACTCCCAAATACCACCAAAATGTGACGCTGCAGGCGGATTGAATATCCAAGTGATCCCTTTTTCTAACAAGGTGTTTTGAATCTTTGCACCATTCAAAGCTTGCACTGCTTCACGCAGTTCACGCTCAGCTCCTACTAGGTTTGTTCCGTTGTCAGAGCGAATTAGCTTGACCTGCCCTCTTCGAGCGATGAATCTGCGCAATGCATGAATACAGGAACTCTGGTCCAGAGAGCTTGCAAGCTCAATATGTACAGCTCTCATTGTTAAACAGGTGAAGACTACACCATACTTCTTGATCATGGTCCGGCCTCTTTTAATTTCAAAAGGGCCAAAGTAATCCATACCAACATTTGTGAACGGTGGGTCATCAGGTACAAGTCTTTCACTGGGTAAATCTGCCATGATTTGATCTCCTGGTTTTCCATGCTGCCGTTTGCAAGTCACACATCTTGATAGAACTGTCCGGATGGCTGAATGTGCTCTTAATATCCAGTAATGCTGTCGCACCTTTGACAAGACATGATTTCTGCCGCTGTGCCCAAGATCTTCATGCACTGATGCAAGGATAAGAGACGTAATGCGCATATTTTTGGATAAGATTACAGGACGTTTTAGCTCTTCTTGCATTGCAGACTTATTCAACCTGCCACCAACCCTTAATATGTCGTTCTGCATGACAGGTGACAGTTGAGAAAGACAGCTCCCCTTTGGCAtcagttttccttcctgaatCATGGTGATTTCTTTGTGGAATCTTTTTTCTTGACTGAAACGGATCACCGCCAACTCTGCCTCCACAATGTCACTCACAGAGATGGACTGACTTGGAAGGGAAGCCTTAAAGTCTGTCATTTGTTTCTCAAGCTCAAACCTTTGACTTTTTTCATCAAGCCTTCTTGCTTCAAGAGAcgtttttaagtcttttcttttttgagccAAGAGCTTCAACATGTGTTTCAGTCTGAGGAACCATGCTACACCACGCTTCAGGCGATACCAACTTGAATATTGATGAATAAGTTGTGATGTTGCATCCATGTTCTCATTGATGCCAAGTGTGCAAACAGAAACTTCTTTGACCTCTGGGTCACCGCTGAGCGGCTGACTTATGCTCAGAGGGATATCTGGCCACTCAGATTCTGGCTTTGTCAGGAAGTCTGGGCCCTTGATCCAGGTTTCTGCCTTTAGAAAGGCATCCGTAGTAAGTCCTCTGGAAGCAAAGTCTGCTGGATTGGCAGAGGAGTTCACAAATCTCCATTGAGACACCTTTGACTTGTCTCTTATTGCAGCAACACGATTGGCAACAAACGTATGGTACCTTGCACTTTCATTTCGAAGGTACTGAAGGACTGAAGTGCTGTCGGTCCAAAAGACAGACTCATCCAGGTTAAgatcaagttcttctttcattATCATGTCCATTTTTGCGGCTACAACTGCGGCTGCGAGCTCAAGTCGGGGAATGGTAACTGGCTTTAATGGCGTGACCCTGGCTTTTCCAATAACAAAAGCACTGTGAAGCTGGTTTTGCTTGTTTCTGGAGACCAGGTAGGTGACTGAACCATAACCCTTCTCACTTGCGTCAGCAAAGTGGTGGAGCTGCGCTGATATGGTCTCACCAAAGTTGGTTGGTTTCAAACATCTCTTCACCTGAAACGCTGCTAAGCGTTGCAGTGTTGTCACCCACTGTTCCCATTGCAGAGAGAGAGTTTCTGGCATGTTGTCATCCCAAGCATGCTTGGTTCTGCATAGCTCCTGCAGAATCTGTTTCACAGGAAGGATGAGTGGTGCCAAAATCCCAAGTGGGTCATATATCGAGCTCACCATTGAAAGTACTCCTCTCCTTGTCAGTGGCTTGTTCTGAATAATGACTCTAAACTTAAGAGTGTCTGACTCCACACACCACTGAACTCCTAAGGCTCTTTCAACTGGGAGTTGATCTTTTCTTAAGTCCAGTTCCTTGATTTCTTTAGCCAAGTCATCTTCCGGTAATGATGCAAGTACTGCTCTGCTGTTGGAAATCCATTTAGTCAGCTTGAAGCCACCTGTGTTACATAAAGCCAGAAGATCTTGAATGAGAGCAACTGCCTGTTCCTCAGTCGCAACAGACTTGAGGCAGTCATCAACATAGAAGTTCTTCAGCACTGTGCTTATTGCCTCGGAGCTGAAACTTTCCTGATGATCTTCAGCACACTTCCTTAATGCAAAATTTGCACAGCTTGGTGACGACGTTGCACCAAACAGGTGAACCACCATTCGGTATTCCTTCAGTTCTTGGCTGAGGTCACCCTGTGGCCACCACAGAAATCTGAGCATGTCAGTGTCTTCTTTGGGAACTTTAACCTGATAAAACATGCTTTCAATATCTGACATGAAGGCAACTGGCTCCTGTCTAAATCTTGTCAGCACACCTATGAGGGAGCTTGTCAGGTCAGGTCCTTGTAGCAAGTGAGAGTTCAACGAAGTGCTTTGATATGAGGCTGCACAGTCAAACACCACTCGCAGCTTGTGTTTGGTGGGGTGATAAACCCCGTGATGCGGAATATACCATATTCTGTCAGACTCTTTATGAACTTCGTTCATGGGGACCTCCTCTGCGTAGCCTTTGTCCAGTGTGTCAGCCATGAACTTTTCATATTCTTGATGaaacttctcatttcttaacaGTTTCCGTTTCAGGCTTTCCATCCTCTGTACTGCAACAGCATGGTTGTTAGGGAATGCAGCATTTTTCTCCTTAAAGGGTAAACCAATGCTATAATGACCATCAACAAATGTCACTGACTGTGAAACAGAGTCCATGAACTGTCTGTCCTCACAAGACATCTCCAGTTTTCCAGTTAGTTGGTGTTCAGGGAAGTCATACCTCATCTGCTGTTGAGTGAGCTCCTCTAGCCTTGCCACTGAAATCCTGTTTGCTGTAACCTGAGGCCACTCAGCAACTTTTTTACAGTGGTTAACTTCTCTTAACAAAGGCCCATTAATTGTCCAGCCAAACACAGTCTTTATAGCATACGGCCCATTCCCCTTGCTGTTAATTACCTTCCATGGTTCTAGCGCTTTTGGGACGTTTGCTCCAATCAGCAAACCTATTTCTGCATCAACCTGTTTAAGCTGAACCTCTTTTAAATATGGCCATTTGTCTATGTCACCTTGTTGTGGGACATTCACTTTTTTGACTGGAATTTCTGTTTGCGAGAAGACTTGAGGGAGATCCATAAATCTCTCTTCATCCAAGCTGCTGACTTCAAGCCCTTTGACAACATTTGTGTCGATGATCTCCTCCTTTCCCATGGTGCGGAGCAAAATGCTGCCACTTTTTCCTGTAACCTTTAGGTCTTTCATCAGCTGCTCTGTGCAGAATGTTCCGGTGCTACCTGGATCCAGGAACGCGTAAGTAACAACTGTTCTATTACTTTTTGCGCACCTGACCTTCACTGGTACGATAGAAACTGCACAAGGTGCTTCTCCGGCCCCAGTGCAACCACAAATTTCACCATCAGTTGGTAGCATTGAATGTGGAActtgttgcttgtttttctcaCCTTCACCAACAGAGGGAGACACATCCTTGTTCAAATGCAGAATGGTGGGGTGCTTCCGTGAACATGTTTGACATGTGAGTCTTTGTTGACAGCCTTTGCTCAAATGCCCCTGTGATAGACATCCAAAGCACAGACCATTCGATTTGAGAAACTCAAGTTTGTCCTTGTGAGGTTTTTCCTTCAGTAGTCTGCAAACATCAATGTTATGACCCATTTTCTGACAGAAGAGACACTGTTTTTTGCTTGTGTAACCACTGTCTTCTTTTGCCCTTTTAACCTGCTCTGTATTTCTTGACACTGGTGTTACATCCGTAGcaaagctg is a window encoding:
- the LOC121653660 gene encoding granzyme B-like isoform X2, with amino-acid sequence MFLHGNLPVLIFVLTLLGQVHTGKVIGGHEAVPHSRPYMALLEVTDDNHTKQCDGFLLNEDFVMTAAHCQAKSYKILLGVHNFFKQTDVQNLTAGQAFPHEKYNPTMYQYDIMLLKLTTMAKFTTSVKPIALAHKDDITLPTSCLVSGWGQTNREKNLNSHILKEVNVTLIYNKICNENNVYCSEGAHGPGMGDSGGPLVCNDGKAYGVVSASTQSRPYVYQYTKIPDNRKWIDHIMKHN
- the LOC121653660 gene encoding granzyme B-like isoform X1, translating into MFLHGNLPVLIFALTLLGQVHTGKVIGGHKAVPHSRPYMALVERADDKSKMYCDGFLLNEDFVMTAAHCQAKSYKILLGVHNFFKQTDVQNLTAGQAFPHEKYNPTMYQYDIMLLKLTTMAKFTTSVKPIALAHKDDITLPTSCLVSGWGQTNREKNLNSHILKEVNVTLIYNKICNENNVYCSEGAHGPGMGDSGGPLVCNDGKAYGVVSASTQSRPYVYQYTKIPDNRKWIDHIMKHN